Below is a genomic region from Candidatus Methylomirabilota bacterium.
GAAACATCTCCCGCCCTAGAGGAAACGCCCGGAAGAAGCCCTCATAGGTGGTCAGGAGTTTCTCGACGACGAACTCATCGACCTCCTTGCCCTCAAAGTCCCACATCTGCTCATCGCAGCCCAGATGGGAGAAGGCGAAATACGCCTCCCGGATCTCGTCCATCCCTTCCATGACAGGCCCATGGGCGAAGAAGGGGACGGTGACGTTGTCCGGATGTTGGGTGCTCATGCACCGGGGGATGCGGGGGAGGGTCGCGACATCGATCATTGTGCTACTCGTGATCGGTCGCCTGGCTGGAATCCGGCTGATTACCTTGGAAGACGCGGCTGGCGAGGATATCTTCGGCCTCGATCGTGACCAGATCCTTCTTGGTAATGGTGTCTTGGTGTTTGGCAAACAGACGGTTGGCCTGGCGAAGACGGGCCCGATCCAGGGCGTTGCGCACGCTGCGCGCATTGGCAAAGTTCGGCATCTGCATCCGTCTGAGCAGATACTCATAAAAGGCCTGTTCAGCCTCAGGGCTGAAGCGGTACTGCTGCTTTTCCAGCATCAGCTTGGCAATCGCGATCAGCTCGTCCGCCGTGTAGTTGGGAAAATCCAGGTGATGCGCGATGCGGGAGGACATCCCCGGATTGCCCTGGAAAAACGTCTCCATCCGGTCCTTGTAGCCGGCCAGGATGACCACCAGGTCCTCGCGCTGATTTTCCATGACCTGGAGCAGGATCTCGACCGACTCCTGACCGTAGTCGCGCTCATTCTCCGGTCGATACAGATAATAGGCCTCGTCGATAAACAGGACGCCGCCCATCGCCCGTTTCAGGACCTCTTTCGTCTTGGGCGCCGTATGGCCGATATACTGGCCGACCAGATCGTCACGTGTCACCGCCGCCAGATTACATTTGCGGATATAGCCGAGGCGGTGCAGGATCTCGGCCATGCGCATCGCGACGGTGGTCTTCCCTGTGCCGGGATTACCGGTGAAGCACATGTGCAGGCTGGGTGGGCCCGACGTCAGGCCCAGGCTTTTGCGCACGCGATCGACCAGCAGCAAAGCCGCAATCTCCCGAATCCGCGTCTTGATCGGCCTGAGACCGACCAACTCCCGTTCAAGTTTGTCAAGAACCTCCTGAATCTGGGAATCGCGAAAGACGCCTGCGAGGTCTACCGGGGTATCGTCAGGAAGGCCGGATATGGCATCCGCTTCAGGGGTCTGTGTTACGTCCGCGTCACTCATCAACTTCCTCATCGCAGCGGAGAGGGTGGCGGTGAGGGGAGTGTACCCCCCCTCACCGCCCCGAATCTCCAATCACTGTCCGTCCGTATACCGTGCGCCCTCCGGCTTATCGGTGGCATAGCTGTGTACGACATAGTTGACGGTACGGCCACGAACCTCCTGGCGCACCAGACCGAACCCCGGCTCGTGTGGCGGGCGCTGAATGATGAATGACAGACGGATCGTCTCCCAGCCCTTGTTGTGGTCGAAGGCGTTCACCTTGACATAGTGGTTGGGATAGGCCTTGCGGCAGGCGTCGATCTCGTACATCACCCCCGCCGGGTCTTCCAGGTCGAACATCGGCAGGCCCCACATCTCCCAGAACGTATTGCGGGGATGCGGGTCGTCCGTAAACTCGACGCTGACGGCCCACTTATTGTTCAACGCGTACTCCACCTGCTTTCTGATCTGGTCATCGGTCAGATCGGGCAGGAATGAAAAGGCACCCTGGGTAATTCGCATACTATTTCCTCCCTTCTTACCTACACGGCCGTTGTCGTCGGAACAAAGTCCGCGGTATCGGTCGATGCGTAGGTGAAACTAATATCTTTCCACACCTCCAGCGCCGTGCGCAACGGCTGACACCACCGTGCGGCGTTCGCCAGGATCTCCGGACCCTCGTTAAAGTAATCGCGGCCTTCGTTGCGCGCCTGGACCATCGCCTCCAGTGCGACCCGGTTGGCCGTCGCGCCTGCCGCAATACCGGTCGGATGGCCGATGGTCCCGCCGCCGAACTGCAGCACCACGTCCTCGCCAAAGTAGTGGAGCAACTGGTGCATCTGCCCGGCGTGGATACCGCCTGAGGCGACCGGCATGACCTTGCGCAGCGCCGCCCAGTCCTGATCAAAGAACAGACCATTCTGGAGGTTCATCGGGGTATGGGTCTCCCGCAGGGTATCGTAGAACCCCCTGACCATATGCGGATCGCCTTCGAGCTTGCCGATAACCGTGCCGGAATGGATATGGTCCACCCCCGCCATGCGCATCCACTTACAGATCACGCGAAAGTTGACGCCGTGCGTCTTCTGGCGGGTATAGGTCGAATGACCGGCCCGGTGCAGGTGCAGGAGCATGTCGTTCTTCCGCGCCCACTTGGAGATCGACTGGATCGCGGTGTAGCCGATGACCAGATCGATCATGATGACCACGCTGCCCAGCTCCTTGGCGAATTCGGCCCGCTCATACATGTCCTCCATGGTGGCGGCGCTGATATTGAGGTAATGCCCCTTCACCTCGCCGGTGGCGGCCGACGCGCGGTTCACCCCCTCCATTGAAAAGAGGAAGCGGTCGCGCCAGTGCATAAACGCCTGCGAGTTGATGTTCTCGTCATCCTTGGTGAAGTCAAGGCCGCCCTTGAGCGCCTCATAGACGACGCGGCCGTAGTTCTTGCCGGAGAGCCCCAGCTTCGGCTTGATGGTGGCGCCCAGTAGCGGGCGGCCGAACTTATCCAGACGCTCGCGCTCTACCACGATCCCGGTGGGCGGACCCTGAAAGGTCTTCAGATACGCCACAGGGAACCGCATATCTTCCAGGCGCAGCGCCTTGAGCGGCTTAAAGCCGAAGACGTTGCCGATAATGGAGGCGCTCACGTTGACGATGGAGCCCTCTTCGAACAGATCTATATCATAGGCGATGTACGCGAAATACTGGCCTGGAGTGCCCGGTACAGGATCCACCCTGTAGGCCTTGCCGCGATAGGCATCGTGATCGGTCAGGCGGTCGGTCCATACGACCGTCCAGGTAGCGGTAGACGATTCGCCCGCCACGGCCGCGGCCGCCTCATCCGGATCGACGCCGTCCTGCGGCGTGATGCGGAACACCGCAATCACGTCGGTATCCTTCGGCACATATTCCGGCCGCCAATACCCCATCTGCTTGTAGGGGACCACCCCCCCCGATTTATACCGGTCTTTTGGATCCTTGGCTGCTGTTGCTGGTCCTGCCATCGTGTCCTCCTTCGCTGACGCTGTTGCCTCTGTTCTCTCGCTCCGTGGTGTCGTTCTTTAGGAACTCGTGGATAGTTGATTGCTTGTCTTCATCCCTTGGTAAGACTGATCGGCCTCGGATTCCTCTGCTGCGTATGCCTTACCTTGCCTCTCCTCACTTATAAAGTCAAATAGGAAATTTTTGAGTTAGCCATAAGGTTTCGTTTATGGGACGCTGAACTGTTTCATTAATCGCGCATCTTCCACGCCGCTGCGCACCAATCAAGCCCAAGTCATCCTCAGTACGTTTACTCAGGGCCGTCATTCCTGCGGAGCCGGGGATCTAGTGCTTAATTGCGAAAGGTAGCGCACATAAATCGTCATACCGGCGAAAGCCGGTATCCAGTACAATCAACGGATTCCCGCTTAAGGACTGCGGGAATGACGTTACGGGTATTTGTGCACCCAAGTACTAAGAGATCGGAAGGCGACGGACTCGACAGGTGGTTTCATCGATCGAGACGATTGCGCCCTGCTCCAACTCGCGCTCGATCTGTGGAAGGCTATGGCGTAAGATTTGCGTGACCCGATCTGGCGTGGGATACATAAGGCGCAGCGACACCAGGCTTGGACCAGCCTCCTGGCCGAGCGCAATCAGGGCGGAGAAGTCCAGGTCTGCAGAGATCAGGGTCGCGCCGCGATGACGAGCCGCTGTGAGGATCGCTTCATCTGAGGCGGTCGGAGGCAGTAGATCTGTGACGCGAGTAATGTCATACCCCTCATCGCGGAGCGCGGCGACCGTCAGCGGAGAGATGTGCAGATCGACCACATAGCGCACCGGCGCTAACGGCCCTGCGGAGCCGGCAGTGGGCGAGATTGCTCGGTGGCAAGCCAGGCAGCGTACGCAGCGGCCTGAGTGAGGTCCTCAGACTCTAGCTCAGGGTAGGCTGCGAGGATCTCAGCCGGGGTCATCCCCGCCGCAATCTGCTTTAACACAAACGCGACGGTGATGCGCAGCCCTCTAATCGTGGGCTGCCCCTGACACACGGCCGGATCGATGGTGATGCGATCAAGGATCATTGTTTTACCTCGCCTTCAGCCTATGGCACGAGGCTACTTTTGTCAAGCATGCGGCCACTTTGTAATCCTGTTGAACATGGGTACAATGCAGTCGCCCTCCCAACTCCCGCGGCCTTTAACTGTTGGCATTTCGAACGCGATAGGGAAGTGAGTCACCCAGTGGCCGGTCATGGCAAACCTTGACAAGCCTTCCCGAAGGCGAGAGAATCACCGCGAATCTGAAAGCTTCTTGCATGCGAAACAGGCTGACTACGTCCGAATACCGGAGGTGCTATTAAAGCTGAAAAATTTCATCCTGACGACGTGATCTACAGCGAAGGTTGCAAGGAGGCGGTCATCCTTTATGCATTGGACAACAAAGGCAGCATAAGTGGCTATTAAGGTCGATAGTTCAACGGCTCTAGCAAGTGCCCGCTTGAATCATGCACCAGTGGCGGGGCTTGGTGTAGGAGCGGTACAGCCGCCAGGCGTGGCGTACGGAACTAAACTTGGGAGGATGTACCGCGGCTTCGCTGAGGACGTACTCGGCTCAGAACTCACAAAAAAATATCGCGGTAAGGTGCAGCTGATATTGACGTCACCGCCATTCCCGTTGAATCGCAAGAAAAAGTACGGAAATCGTCAAGGCGAGAAGTATGTTGACTGGCTTGCTGCTTTCGCGCCAATTTTTAAGGAGTTCCTGACAAGCGACGGTTCGATCGTCGTCGAAATGGGGAACGCCTGGGAGCCGGGTGAGCCGGCCATGTCCACGCTTGCGCTCGAAGCACTTCTCCGTTTCCTGAAGGCGGGCGAACTCAGCCTTTGTCAGCAGTTCATTTGTCACAATCCTGCGCGACTCCCCACACCGGCTCAGTGGGTCAATGTCGACCGGATTCGTGTGAAGGACTCTTACACACACGTGTGGTGGATGGCGCCGACGACCAGACCAAAGGCCGATAACCGGCGGGTGCTCAAGCCATACTCTCGTTCTATGTTGAAGCTGCTCAGGACCGGAAAGTACAACGCTGGTCGACGTCCATCCGAGCACCACATCGGGGCGACCTCCTTTCTCAAGGACAACCATGGCGCGATCCCCTCGAATGTCCTCACTCTGACGAACACCCTTTCAAATGACTCGTACCTTGTCTACTGCAAAGAGCGCGGCCTCCCACTCCATCCGGCGCGCATGCCAGGTGATCTGGCAACGTTTTTTATCAAGTTCCTTACGGACGCACACGACCTCATCCTCGACCCATTTGCCGGTAGCAACACGACTGGTGCGATGGCCGAGAGGCTTAAGCGACGGTGGATAGCCATCGAGCCGAACGATGACTATCTTCAAGGTTCCCGCGGCCGATTTACTCAAATCATCGTGGGGTGAACAATGGATTCGAAATCTCTCTTTGATGCACTTCTGGCCGCTTCGACCACTGAAGAGGTCCGAACAGCAGTCGAGACATTCGAGGCTGCCAAGGGCGAGCAGGCACGGTGGGCGCCGATCGGAGGTAAGGAGAACAACCGTGGTCCCATCGAGGTCTCCGCAGACCCCGGACGTTCTCTCGTCGAGCGGCTCACTAACGGTATCGACGCCATTCTCGAAGCTGAGTGCGAACGGCATCGGGGCGTACCAGACTGTCGTTCACCGCGCGAAGCTGCGACGGCTTGGCTTGGTATCTCCGAGCGCGGCCTCTCGGAGATGACGCCTGCACAACGGCAGGCGGTTGCGAGGCGCGTGGTTACGCATCTGTTGCCGGGTGACGGGAGGCAGGGACGGCTTATCGAGATCCGTGATCTTGGCGTTGGGCTGACCCCTGAGGAGATGCCAGAAACAATTCTCAGCTTAAATGAGAGCAACAAAATCCGGAAGCATTACCTCGCTGGGACCTATGGGCAGGGTGGCTCGAGCACCTTTGCTATCAGCGCTTATACGTTGCTCGCGAGCCGACACGCGAACGATTCGCGCGTCGCCTTCACTGTT
It encodes:
- a CDS encoding ribulose bisphosphate carboxylase small subunit, whose translation is MRITQGAFSFLPDLTDDQIRKQVEYALNNKWAVSVEFTDDPHPRNTFWEMWGLPMFDLEDPAGVMYEIDACRKAYPNHYVKVNAFDHNKGWETIRLSFIIQRPPHEPGFGLVRQEVRGRTVNYVVHSYATDKPEGARYTDGQ
- the cbbX gene encoding CbbX protein, with product MSDADVTQTPEADAISGLPDDTPVDLAGVFRDSQIQEVLDKLERELVGLRPIKTRIREIAALLLVDRVRKSLGLTSGPPSLHMCFTGNPGTGKTTVAMRMAEILHRLGYIRKCNLAAVTRDDLVGQYIGHTAPKTKEVLKRAMGGVLFIDEAYYLYRPENERDYGQESVEILLQVMENQREDLVVILAGYKDRMETFFQGNPGMSSRIAHHLDFPNYTADELIAIAKLMLEKQQYRFSPEAEQAFYEYLLRRMQMPNFANARSVRNALDRARLRQANRLFAKHQDTITKKDLVTIEAEDILASRVFQGNQPDSSQATDHE
- the rbcL gene encoding ribulose-bisphosphate carboxylase large subunit (type III RuBisCO; involved in carbon fixation), which encodes MAGPATAAKDPKDRYKSGGVVPYKQMGYWRPEYVPKDTDVIAVFRITPQDGVDPDEAAAAVAGESSTATWTVVWTDRLTDHDAYRGKAYRVDPVPGTPGQYFAYIAYDIDLFEEGSIVNVSASIIGNVFGFKPLKALRLEDMRFPVAYLKTFQGPPTGIVVERERLDKFGRPLLGATIKPKLGLSGKNYGRVVYEALKGGLDFTKDDENINSQAFMHWRDRFLFSMEGVNRASAATGEVKGHYLNISAATMEDMYERAEFAKELGSVVIMIDLVIGYTAIQSISKWARKNDMLLHLHRAGHSTYTRQKTHGVNFRVICKWMRMAGVDHIHSGTVIGKLEGDPHMVRGFYDTLRETHTPMNLQNGLFFDQDWAALRKVMPVASGGIHAGQMHQLLHYFGEDVVLQFGGGTIGHPTGIAAGATANRVALEAMVQARNEGRDYFNEGPEILANAARWCQPLRTALEVWKDISFTYASTDTADFVPTTTAV
- a CDS encoding site-specific DNA-methyltransferase, with the protein product MYRGFAEDVLGSELTKKYRGKVQLILTSPPFPLNRKKKYGNRQGEKYVDWLAAFAPIFKEFLTSDGSIVVEMGNAWEPGEPAMSTLALEALLRFLKAGELSLCQQFICHNPARLPTPAQWVNVDRIRVKDSYTHVWWMAPTTRPKADNRRVLKPYSRSMLKLLRTGKYNAGRRPSEHHIGATSFLKDNHGAIPSNVLTLTNTLSNDSYLVYCKERGLPLHPARMPGDLATFFIKFLTDAHDLILDPFAGSNTTGAMAERLKRRWIAIEPNDDYLQGSRGRFTQIIVG